A window of Corallococcus macrosporus DSM 14697 contains these coding sequences:
- the xseB gene encoding exodeoxyribonuclease VII small subunit yields the protein MAVAKSDKAPKADKVAEAEVPEQYGDVVSRLEETVGRLESGNLSLEDSLKAFEEGIRLVRRGEKLLTEAEQRIEQLLLDEDGNDVVAPLSVAARPAAAAPAAPRAPAPRPPPEDDVPF from the coding sequence ATGGCAGTGGCGAAGTCGGACAAGGCGCCCAAGGCGGACAAGGTGGCGGAGGCCGAGGTCCCCGAGCAATACGGGGACGTGGTCTCCCGGCTCGAGGAGACGGTGGGCCGTCTGGAGAGCGGCAATCTCTCCCTGGAGGACTCGCTGAAGGCCTTCGAGGAAGGCATCCGGCTGGTGCGCCGGGGCGAGAAGCTGCTCACCGAGGCGGAGCAGCGCATCGAGCAGCTCCTGCTGGACGAGGACGGCAACGACGTGGTGGCGCCCCTGTCGGTGGCGGCACGGCCGGCGGCGGCCGCACCCGCGGCGCCCCGGGCTCCCGCTCCCCGTCCGCCCCCGGAGGATGACGTCCCGTTCTAG
- a CDS encoding ATP-binding protein → MQPDQRGRVLVVAAKEAGDALMERLTSSGYQCASAEKESGLAQVADMLQPEVVLLAVTAKRAAEMLESLRKVDRLQRLPVLVDLGRARSAEAFKRLAVDDWIRGADEVVPRLEAALRAGRLRDREERIRLRMGMLLEITQAATSSLELEEILRIAVDKVGRVTGTDRCSVVLVEGSHARTAKVVATQEDPSLVQLDIEVMRYPELRRALETREAVVIEEAQRDPLMAEVRTNILPLGVKSILVQPLICQGDLLGALFLRMSRADASFGRDEQEFAQAVAGVLANSIRNARLHTAVKKKREDLEEAYVQRYQELNEANRRLKELNRLKDEIIAVCSHDLRAPLQVLLGHGRLLQEGPLEPQQRQSSEAMIRQGKKILGLVESLLEKGKGEAARLSIEPRVLDVAQLCRDAVNELEILAADRGVSLRADCPDSLMLIGDEVKLHEVLQNLITNAIHHARQDGEVVVSTQRLGRPDGDAAKVCVQDDGVGIPPDELHLVFDRYRHGGKGTGLGLAICKEFVELHGGEIWAESPPDTGCIFVFTLPLAQEAPRNPRPPPVAAPTTQEQPRVLVVEDEPEIAAVLSEVLRSKYRVEVARDGAEGLARAKAQRPDLVVMDVFLPKLDGLDAAMALKSSTDTARIPVILLSAHQGVAEKVRSLNLGAVDYMSKPFNAVELLNRTERALKLRQGEREQQEKEKASALQRRTGSDPATGLHDRRGLLLRLEQEVARSRRYHRALSLAVLRPDRPVDPVPSSIADVMRKRVRHPDAISHLGGGVFAVVLPECQAEAARAVISRMLPDVEKVTDTEYRSAVADVSQDSDSVEKLLEKLGAPGPEET, encoded by the coding sequence ATGCAGCCTGATCAGCGGGGACGCGTGCTGGTGGTGGCCGCCAAGGAGGCGGGCGACGCGCTCATGGAGCGGCTCACGTCGAGCGGCTACCAGTGCGCGTCGGCGGAGAAGGAGAGTGGCCTGGCGCAGGTCGCCGACATGTTGCAGCCGGAGGTCGTCCTGCTGGCGGTGACGGCGAAGCGCGCCGCGGAGATGCTGGAGTCGTTGCGGAAGGTGGACCGGCTCCAGCGCCTGCCGGTGCTGGTGGACCTGGGCCGCGCTCGCTCGGCGGAGGCTTTCAAGCGGCTGGCCGTGGATGATTGGATCCGCGGCGCCGACGAGGTGGTGCCCCGGCTGGAGGCGGCGCTGCGCGCGGGTCGGCTGAGGGACCGCGAGGAGCGGATCCGCCTGCGCATGGGGATGCTGCTGGAGATCACCCAGGCGGCCACCAGCTCGCTGGAGCTGGAGGAGATTCTCCGCATCGCCGTGGACAAGGTGGGCCGCGTCACGGGGACGGACCGCTGCTCGGTGGTGCTGGTGGAGGGCAGCCATGCCCGCACCGCGAAGGTGGTGGCCACGCAGGAGGACCCGAGCCTCGTCCAGCTCGACATCGAGGTGATGCGCTACCCGGAGCTGCGCCGCGCGCTGGAGACGCGGGAGGCGGTCGTCATCGAGGAGGCGCAGCGAGACCCGCTGATGGCGGAGGTCCGCACCAACATCCTGCCGCTGGGCGTGAAGTCCATCCTGGTGCAGCCGCTCATCTGTCAGGGCGACCTGCTGGGGGCGCTGTTCCTACGCATGTCCCGCGCGGACGCGTCGTTCGGCCGGGACGAGCAGGAGTTCGCGCAGGCGGTGGCCGGCGTGCTGGCCAACTCCATCCGCAACGCGCGCCTGCACACGGCGGTGAAGAAGAAGCGGGAGGACCTGGAGGAGGCCTATGTCCAGCGCTACCAGGAGCTGAACGAGGCCAACCGCCGGCTGAAGGAGCTGAACCGGCTGAAGGACGAAATCATCGCGGTGTGCAGCCATGACCTGCGCGCGCCGCTCCAGGTGCTGCTGGGGCACGGCCGGCTGCTGCAGGAAGGCCCGCTGGAGCCGCAGCAGCGTCAGTCCTCCGAGGCGATGATTCGCCAGGGCAAGAAGATCCTCGGCCTGGTGGAGTCGCTGCTGGAGAAGGGCAAGGGCGAGGCGGCGCGGCTGTCCATCGAGCCGCGCGTGCTGGACGTGGCGCAGCTGTGCCGCGACGCCGTCAACGAGCTGGAGATCCTGGCCGCGGACCGGGGCGTGTCCCTGCGCGCCGACTGTCCGGACAGCCTGATGCTCATTGGCGACGAGGTGAAGCTGCACGAGGTGCTGCAGAACCTCATCACCAACGCCATCCACCACGCGCGCCAGGACGGCGAGGTGGTGGTGAGCACCCAGCGGCTGGGGCGGCCCGACGGGGACGCGGCCAAGGTGTGCGTGCAGGACGACGGCGTGGGCATCCCGCCGGACGAGCTGCACCTCGTCTTCGACCGCTACCGTCACGGCGGCAAGGGCACCGGGCTGGGGCTGGCCATCTGCAAGGAGTTCGTGGAGCTGCACGGCGGTGAAATCTGGGCGGAGAGCCCGCCGGACACCGGCTGCATCTTCGTCTTCACGCTGCCGCTGGCGCAGGAGGCGCCGCGCAACCCGCGTCCGCCGCCCGTGGCGGCGCCCACGACGCAGGAGCAGCCGCGCGTGCTGGTGGTGGAGGACGAGCCGGAGATCGCCGCGGTGTTGTCGGAGGTGCTGCGCTCCAAGTACCGCGTGGAGGTGGCGCGCGACGGGGCGGAGGGCCTGGCCCGGGCGAAGGCCCAGCGCCCGGACCTGGTGGTCATGGACGTGTTCCTGCCCAAGCTGGACGGCCTGGACGCGGCCATGGCGCTCAAGTCCTCCACGGACACCGCGCGCATCCCCGTCATCCTCCTGTCCGCCCACCAGGGCGTGGCGGAGAAGGTCCGCTCGCTGAACCTGGGCGCGGTGGACTACATGAGCAAGCCGTTCAACGCGGTGGAGCTCCTCAACCGCACCGAGCGCGCCCTCAAGCTGCGCCAGGGCGAGCGCGAGCAGCAGGAGAAGGAGAAGGCCAGCGCCCTGCAGCGGCGCACCGGCAGTGACCCCGCCACGGGCCTGCACGACCGGCGCGGGCTGCTGCTGCGCCTGGAGCAGGAGGTGGCGCGCAGCCGCCGCTACCACCGCGCGCTCAGCCTGGCCGTGCTCCGGCCCGACCGTCCGGTGGACCCGGTGCCGTCCAGCATCGCCGACGTCATGCGCAAGCGGGTGCGCCACCCGGATGCCATCTCCCACCTGGGCGGGGGTGTGTTCGCCGTCGTCCTGCCGGAGTGCCAGGCGGAGGCGGCGCGCGCCGTCATCAGCCGCATGCTGCCGGACGTGGAGAAGGTGACGGACACCGAGTACCGGTCGGCGGTGGCGGACGTGAGCCAGGACAGCGACTCGGTGGAGAAGCTGCTGGAGAAGCTGGGCGCGCCGGGCCCCGAGGAGACCTGA
- a CDS encoding polyprenyl synthetase family protein: MATFQLKTFLAAQQARVEALLNERVERLGPAGAPPKLVEAMRYSLLAGGKRLRPVLCLAFADAVARESTLSEVAGDAACALEYVHTYSLVHDDLPAMDDDDYRRGRPTNHKVYGESLAILAGDALLTEAFTLVASGPEGVRAALCRELAVCSGAAGMVGGQVLDTAEDRPSALDYLVRLHRMKTGALIRAACRMGVLAGGGDADALRRADTYGDAVGLAFQIADDVLDVTATAVDLGKPAGADAAAGRFTFPAVVGLEASRKLANDKVAEAIAAVRPLEGEDGPLAALARYAVERKS, from the coding sequence GTGGCAACGTTTCAACTGAAGACCTTCCTGGCCGCCCAGCAGGCGCGCGTCGAGGCGCTGCTGAACGAGCGCGTGGAGCGGCTCGGGCCGGCCGGGGCGCCGCCGAAGCTCGTCGAGGCCATGCGCTACTCCCTGCTGGCCGGTGGCAAGCGCCTGCGCCCGGTGCTCTGCCTGGCCTTCGCGGACGCCGTGGCGCGTGAGAGCACCCTGTCCGAGGTGGCGGGGGACGCGGCGTGCGCGCTGGAGTACGTGCACACGTATTCGCTGGTGCATGACGACCTTCCGGCGATGGACGACGACGACTACCGCCGGGGCCGGCCCACCAACCACAAGGTGTACGGCGAGTCCCTGGCCATCCTCGCGGGCGACGCGCTGTTGACGGAGGCCTTCACGCTGGTGGCCAGCGGGCCCGAAGGCGTGCGCGCGGCGCTGTGCCGGGAGCTGGCGGTGTGCTCGGGCGCGGCGGGCATGGTGGGGGGCCAGGTGTTGGACACCGCCGAGGACCGGCCGTCCGCGCTGGACTACCTCGTCCGCCTGCACCGCATGAAGACGGGGGCCCTCATCCGCGCCGCGTGCCGCATGGGCGTGCTGGCCGGAGGGGGGGACGCGGACGCGCTGCGGCGCGCGGACACGTACGGTGACGCGGTGGGGCTGGCGTTCCAGATCGCCGACGACGTACTGGACGTGACGGCCACGGCGGTGGACCTGGGCAAGCCCGCGGGCGCGGACGCGGCGGCCGGGCGCTTCACCTTTCCGGCGGTGGTGGGCCTGGAGGCGTCACGGAAGCTCGCGAACGACAAGGTGGCGGAGGCCATCGCGGCCGTGCGCCCCCTGGAGGGCGAGGACGGTCCGCTGGCGGCGCTGGCGCGCTACGCGGTGGAGCGGAAGTCCTGA
- a CDS encoding 1-deoxy-D-xylulose-5-phosphate synthase: protein MSEWLARIGSPSDVRSLPEEALPGLCQELREDIISICGRVGGHLGASLGAVELIVALHRVFHSPGDALLFDVGHQTYAHKLLTGRRERMHTLRHAGGIAPFLDPRESPHDALLAGHSCTAVSAALGVLEGRRMQGHRGHVVAVLGDGGLTGGLTFEGLNNAGGSHLPLIVVLNDNQMSISANVGAIPAMLRTHEARGFFEGLGFTYLGPVDGHDLGALIRALREARASSRPVVVHALTLKGKGFPPAEADTQTRGHAMGPYEWRAGKLVRSRGGQRTFSEAFAAVLEDAMASDSRVVAVTPAMLEGSALNALKARFPDRVHDVGIAEQHAVTFSAGLAAAGARPVCCIYSTFLQRAYDQVIHDVCLPGLPVVFAVDRAGLVGADGATHQGTYDVASLRPLPDLDLWAPMVGEDLAPMLDTALASPRPSVIRFPRGTLPPLPEGVAEEAVPLRGARWLLRAEQPRLTLVTLGPLGLAALEAARGEPGWSVLDARRASPLDEAAVLEAGRAGPVVVAEEGTTRGGLGGAVLELFAAHGVLARVRLMGMPDAFVPHGDARAQRAELGLDAAGLRRAGRALLEGGGR, encoded by the coding sequence ATGTCGGAGTGGCTGGCACGCATCGGCTCGCCCTCGGACGTCCGGTCGCTTCCAGAGGAGGCGTTGCCGGGCCTGTGCCAGGAGCTCCGCGAGGACATCATCTCCATCTGCGGGCGCGTGGGCGGACACCTCGGGGCCTCCCTGGGGGCGGTGGAGCTCATCGTCGCGCTGCACCGGGTGTTCCATTCGCCGGGTGACGCGCTCCTGTTCGACGTGGGGCACCAGACGTACGCGCACAAGCTCCTCACCGGGCGGCGCGAGCGCATGCACACGCTGCGGCACGCGGGCGGCATCGCGCCGTTCCTGGACCCTCGGGAGAGCCCACACGACGCGCTGCTGGCGGGGCATTCGTGCACGGCGGTGTCGGCGGCGCTGGGCGTGCTGGAAGGCCGGCGGATGCAGGGGCACCGGGGCCACGTCGTGGCGGTGCTGGGCGACGGCGGCCTCACGGGCGGCCTCACCTTCGAGGGCCTCAACAACGCGGGCGGCAGCCACCTGCCGCTGATTGTCGTCCTCAACGACAACCAGATGTCCATCAGCGCCAACGTGGGGGCCATCCCCGCGATGCTGCGCACCCACGAGGCCCGCGGCTTCTTCGAGGGCCTGGGCTTCACCTACCTGGGCCCGGTGGACGGGCATGACCTGGGCGCGCTGATTCGCGCGCTGCGCGAGGCCCGCGCCTCCTCGCGTCCGGTGGTGGTGCATGCGCTGACGCTGAAGGGGAAGGGCTTCCCCCCGGCGGAGGCCGACACGCAGACGCGTGGGCACGCCATGGGCCCGTATGAGTGGCGCGCCGGCAAGCTGGTGCGCTCGCGCGGGGGCCAGCGGACCTTCAGCGAGGCCTTCGCGGCGGTCCTGGAAGACGCCATGGCGAGCGATTCGCGCGTGGTGGCGGTGACGCCCGCGATGTTGGAGGGCTCGGCGCTCAACGCGCTCAAGGCGCGCTTCCCGGACCGGGTGCACGACGTGGGCATCGCGGAGCAGCACGCCGTCACCTTCAGCGCGGGGCTGGCGGCGGCGGGCGCGCGCCCGGTGTGCTGCATCTATTCCACGTTCCTCCAGCGCGCCTACGACCAGGTCATCCACGACGTGTGTCTGCCGGGCCTGCCCGTCGTCTTCGCGGTGGACCGCGCGGGGCTGGTGGGCGCGGACGGGGCCACGCACCAGGGCACCTACGACGTGGCCTCGCTGCGCCCCCTGCCGGACCTGGACCTGTGGGCTCCCATGGTGGGAGAGGACCTGGCGCCCATGTTGGACACGGCCCTGGCCTCGCCGCGCCCATCCGTCATCCGCTTCCCACGCGGCACGCTGCCGCCGCTGCCGGAAGGCGTGGCGGAGGAGGCCGTCCCACTGCGTGGCGCGCGCTGGCTGCTTCGGGCCGAGCAGCCCCGGCTGACGCTGGTGACGCTGGGGCCCCTGGGCCTCGCCGCGCTGGAGGCCGCGCGGGGCGAGCCGGGCTGGAGCGTGTTGGACGCGCGCCGGGCCTCGCCGTTGGATGAGGCCGCGGTGCTGGAGGCCGGCCGGGCGGGCCCTGTCGTGGTGGCCGAGGAGGGCACCACGCGGGGCGGCCTGGGCGGCGCGGTGCTGGAGCTCTTCGCGGCGCACGGGGTGCTGGCCCGGGTCCGGCTGATGGGCATGCCGGACGCGTTCGTTCCGCATGGGGACGCGCGGGCGCAGCGCGCGGAGCTCGGGCTGGACGCCGCGGGGCTGCGGCGCGCGGGCCGGGCGCTGCTGGAAGGGGGCGGACGGTGA
- a CDS encoding TlyA family RNA methyltransferase: protein MKPRKERLDVLVVERGLAESRTKAQALILAGQVVVDDQRVDKPGTLIPQEAELRLKGEVLPYVSRGGLKLKGAIDRFGLDVRGKVAADIGASTGGFTDCLLQHGATRVHAIDVGYGQLHEKLRTDPRVRSRERVNARYLTEEDLPEKVGVVVIDVSFISLTQVLPSVLTYLEPGGLLVALVKPQFEVGPDRVGKGGVVRDVAARQDAIDTVTAFVREQGLEVLGLMDSTVPGPAGNVEALLVASRP from the coding sequence GTGAAGCCTCGCAAGGAGCGGCTGGACGTGCTGGTGGTGGAGCGCGGGCTGGCCGAGTCGCGCACCAAGGCCCAGGCGCTCATCCTGGCCGGGCAGGTCGTGGTGGATGACCAGCGCGTGGACAAGCCCGGCACGCTGATTCCTCAGGAGGCGGAGCTGCGCCTCAAGGGCGAGGTGTTGCCCTACGTCTCGCGCGGCGGCCTGAAGCTGAAGGGCGCCATCGACCGCTTCGGGCTCGACGTGCGGGGGAAGGTGGCCGCGGACATCGGCGCCAGCACGGGCGGCTTCACGGACTGCCTGCTTCAGCACGGGGCCACGCGCGTCCACGCGATTGACGTGGGCTACGGGCAGCTCCACGAGAAGCTGCGCACGGACCCCCGGGTGCGTTCGCGCGAGCGCGTCAACGCGCGCTACCTCACGGAAGAGGACCTGCCGGAGAAGGTGGGCGTGGTCGTCATCGACGTGAGCTTCATCTCCCTCACCCAGGTGCTGCCGTCAGTGCTGACCTACCTGGAGCCGGGCGGCCTGCTGGTGGCGCTGGTGAAGCCCCAGTTCGAGGTGGGGCCGGACCGGGTGGGGAAGGGCGGCGTGGTGCGGGATGTCGCCGCCCGGCAGGACGCCATCGACACCGTGACGGCGTTCGTCCGCGAGCAGGGGCTGGAGGTGCTCGGGCTGATGGATTCAACGGTGCCCGGGCCCGCTGGAAACGTGGAGGCGCTCCTCGTCGCCAGCAGGCCCTGA
- the xseA gene encoding exodeoxyribonuclease VII large subunit — protein sequence MTRRKVGGGTPPPVGQQGDLFGGGASTPRAPTAARKSAAPRPPPPVEEDGTSLLGPMEGAPPPPPKPERVVLSVGELTRQLKQTLESRFARVIVRGEVTGFRGPNARGHWYFSLKDAGAAIDAKVWASMAARLRFALRDGMEVIAEGSVDLYEPQGRYSLIVQRLEPVGEGALALAFEQLKERLAQEGLIGPGRVRPPRPPPFLPRRIGVVTSRTGAALQDFLRVLHSRNPRQSVLVADARVQGEGSAVEVARAIERLARTDVDVIVVTRGGGSVEDLWTFNEERVARAIFASPVPVVSAIGHEIDFTIADFVADLRAPTPSAAAERLAPVLADLELTLATQAGRLRRAMERRVLELREEQGQLASRLEDPRRAINHQRLHLSEQVESMMRVLRPAVRGHREQLRALTERLQRARPQARLGEQRAHLLKLAMRLSEAVRAGVATRHGALATARLGLERASPAGQVARERARLAAHRARLLALQQGALADAQKRFQRLEGRLDAMSPLKVMSRGYSVVFRQRDGAVVRTGADVQVGERLGLKLASNGAKTLGGCEEIEATVTAVKGPVDC from the coding sequence ATGACCCGGCGCAAGGTGGGAGGCGGCACGCCGCCGCCGGTGGGCCAGCAGGGCGACCTGTTTGGCGGTGGCGCCTCCACCCCGCGTGCGCCCACGGCCGCGCGGAAGTCGGCGGCGCCCAGGCCGCCGCCGCCGGTGGAGGAGGACGGCACCTCGCTCCTGGGGCCCATGGAGGGCGCGCCACCGCCGCCGCCCAAGCCCGAGCGCGTGGTGCTGTCGGTGGGCGAGCTGACCCGCCAGCTCAAGCAGACGCTGGAGTCGCGCTTCGCCCGCGTCATCGTGCGCGGCGAGGTGACGGGCTTCCGCGGGCCCAACGCCCGGGGGCACTGGTACTTCTCCCTGAAGGACGCGGGCGCGGCCATTGACGCCAAGGTGTGGGCGTCCATGGCGGCCCGGCTGCGCTTCGCGCTGCGCGACGGCATGGAGGTGATCGCCGAAGGCAGCGTGGACCTCTACGAGCCGCAGGGCCGCTACAGCCTCATCGTCCAGCGGCTGGAGCCGGTGGGCGAGGGCGCGCTGGCGCTGGCCTTCGAGCAGCTCAAGGAGCGGCTGGCCCAGGAGGGGCTCATCGGGCCCGGGCGGGTGCGTCCCCCCAGGCCGCCGCCGTTCCTGCCCCGGCGCATCGGCGTGGTGACGAGCCGCACCGGCGCGGCGCTCCAGGACTTCCTGCGCGTGCTGCACTCGCGCAACCCGCGGCAGAGCGTCCTGGTGGCGGACGCGCGCGTGCAGGGTGAAGGCTCCGCCGTGGAGGTGGCCCGCGCCATCGAGCGGCTGGCGCGCACGGACGTGGACGTCATCGTGGTGACGCGCGGGGGTGGCTCGGTGGAGGACCTCTGGACCTTCAACGAGGAGCGGGTGGCCCGCGCCATCTTCGCCTCGCCGGTGCCGGTGGTGTCCGCCATTGGCCACGAAATCGACTTCACCATCGCCGACTTCGTGGCGGACCTGCGCGCGCCCACGCCCAGCGCCGCGGCGGAGCGGCTGGCGCCCGTGCTGGCGGACCTGGAGCTGACGCTGGCCACGCAGGCGGGCCGGCTGCGGCGCGCCATGGAGCGGCGGGTGCTGGAGCTGCGCGAGGAGCAGGGGCAGCTCGCGTCGCGCCTGGAGGACCCGCGCCGGGCCATCAACCACCAGCGGCTGCACCTGTCCGAGCAGGTGGAGTCGATGATGCGCGTGCTGCGGCCCGCGGTGCGTGGGCACCGTGAGCAACTGCGGGCGCTGACGGAGCGGCTGCAGCGGGCGCGTCCCCAGGCGCGCCTGGGTGAACAGCGGGCGCACCTCTTGAAGCTGGCCATGCGGCTGTCGGAGGCGGTGCGCGCAGGTGTGGCGACCCGGCACGGCGCGCTGGCGACGGCGCGGCTGGGGCTGGAGCGGGCCTCGCCGGCGGGGCAGGTGGCGCGCGAGCGTGCCCGGCTGGCCGCGCACCGGGCGCGGCTGCTGGCGCTCCAGCAGGGGGCCCTGGCGGATGCACAGAAGCGTTTCCAGCGTCTGGAGGGACGTCTGGACGCCATGAGCCCGTTGAAGGTGATGTCGCGGGGCTATTCGGTGGTGTTCCGCCAGCGCGACGGCGCGGTGGTCCGCACCGGCGCGGATGTCCAGGTGGGCGAGCGCCTGGGGTTGAAGCTCGCGTCGAACGGGGCGAAGACGCTGGGTGGGTGTGAAGAAATCGAAGCCACCGTCACGGCGGTGAAAGGGCCGGTGGACTGCTGA
- a CDS encoding FHA domain-containing protein — protein sequence MIRMSNGSPPARRRPPSGAPTGGTGSRPAVRRTSARPAPAPVSSAARLICIAGPKDGEEFALSEEEYVIGRATDNAICIPDTSVSRKHVMVRKVGGGWAVSDLGSGNGTLINGDVISDETPLANGDVITLGDTELRFEDVANSTMMVSSPAAAPGPRPRPAASGSRGAVPPRPGPRPEGGRVRSARSSAAAAPSPEELKKKKLIKLGAVGAVVVLFAGLGVVRMNVQKQQQAAAEEAQQGKDRRAFLGGLFQDAKNLVREGKWVEAKAKLEELQAEAPQYPGVADYLGHAAREIPVQEKLMAAQDALAKKELGKAGTLLAATGESQFLYEQVNAAKRALSEAADTRTLEARKLLDENQLDMAKAITDDVLMAFPEHRDAKLINEQAAQAIIVRDTPRPVVQGPAPKPWEPAVDRFRDGDMSGAVAILNACMARTQQCKKVLGQVTEFGNLYKRLEDLDAKGLSKLMALDRNITGGRPSKMARNAGTRAATIFYKSAAGAKAAGQWSRAMDYSRKALQADPGHAGASNIISELRAKAKDVYLQAYSLKDGSPDEALPKFRDVVAMTPPDDEYHGKAKSWVEKLSR from the coding sequence GTGATTCGCATGTCCAACGGTTCCCCTCCGGCACGCCGCAGGCCCCCCTCGGGGGCGCCCACGGGTGGGACCGGGTCCCGTCCCGCCGTGCGCAGGACGTCCGCCCGGCCCGCGCCCGCCCCCGTCTCGTCCGCGGCCCGGCTCATCTGCATCGCTGGCCCCAAGGATGGTGAGGAGTTTGCCCTGTCCGAGGAGGAGTACGTCATCGGGCGAGCGACCGATAACGCCATCTGCATCCCGGACACCTCCGTGTCCCGCAAGCACGTCATGGTGCGGAAGGTGGGCGGGGGCTGGGCGGTGAGCGACCTGGGCTCCGGCAACGGCACGCTCATCAACGGCGACGTCATCAGCGACGAGACGCCCCTGGCCAACGGCGACGTCATCACGCTGGGCGACACGGAGCTGCGCTTCGAGGACGTGGCCAACTCCACGATGATGGTGAGTTCGCCCGCGGCCGCGCCCGGACCGCGTCCCCGTCCGGCGGCCTCTGGCAGCCGCGGCGCGGTGCCGCCCCGTCCGGGGCCCCGTCCGGAGGGGGGCCGCGTGCGCAGCGCGCGCTCGTCGGCGGCCGCGGCGCCCTCGCCCGAGGAGCTGAAGAAGAAGAAGCTCATCAAGCTGGGCGCGGTGGGCGCGGTGGTGGTGCTGTTCGCGGGGCTGGGCGTGGTGCGGATGAACGTCCAGAAGCAGCAGCAGGCGGCCGCGGAGGAGGCCCAGCAGGGCAAGGACCGCCGGGCCTTCCTGGGAGGCCTGTTCCAGGACGCGAAGAACCTGGTGCGCGAGGGCAAGTGGGTCGAGGCGAAGGCCAAGCTGGAAGAACTCCAGGCGGAGGCCCCGCAGTACCCGGGCGTGGCGGACTACCTCGGGCACGCCGCGCGGGAGATTCCCGTCCAGGAGAAGCTGATGGCGGCCCAGGACGCCCTGGCGAAGAAGGAGCTGGGCAAGGCCGGCACGTTGCTGGCCGCCACGGGGGAGAGCCAGTTCCTCTACGAGCAGGTGAACGCCGCGAAGCGCGCGCTTTCGGAGGCCGCGGACACGCGCACGCTCGAGGCCCGCAAGCTGCTGGACGAGAACCAGCTCGACATGGCCAAGGCCATCACCGACGACGTCCTGATGGCCTTCCCGGAGCACCGCGACGCGAAGCTCATCAACGAGCAGGCGGCGCAGGCCATCATCGTCCGTGACACGCCCAGGCCCGTGGTCCAGGGGCCCGCGCCCAAGCCGTGGGAGCCCGCCGTCGACCGCTTCCGCGACGGTGACATGTCCGGCGCAGTGGCCATCCTCAACGCGTGCATGGCGCGCACGCAGCAGTGCAAGAAGGTGCTGGGGCAGGTGACCGAGTTCGGCAACCTGTACAAGCGGCTGGAGGACCTGGATGCCAAGGGCCTGTCCAAGCTGATGGCGCTGGACAGGAACATCACCGGCGGCCGCCCCAGCAAGATGGCGCGCAACGCGGGCACGCGCGCCGCCACCATCTTCTACAAGAGCGCCGCGGGCGCGAAGGCGGCGGGCCAGTGGAGCCGCGCCATGGACTACTCGCGCAAGGCGCTGCAGGCGGACCCCGGCCACGCGGGCGCGTCCAACATCATCTCGGAGCTCAGGGCGAAGGCGAAGGACGTCTACCTCCAGGCCTACTCCCTGAAGGACGGGAGCCCCGACGAGGCCCTGCCCAAGTTCAGGGACGTGGTGGCCATGACGCCGCCCGACGACGAGTACCACGGGAAGGCGAAGTCCTGGGTCGAGAAGCTGTCTCGATGA
- a CDS encoding response regulator, whose translation MSKPKITIVDDDRDTRELLAAALEDEGFAVTLAANGLRLIASLQLHRPHAILLDVNMSWIDGFELCRAVKKNEQFRDIPVIFISGRGEPEDKRHGMAVGAADYFVKPLDMDKLVSRIRELVPAQIP comes from the coding sequence ATGTCGAAGCCGAAAATCACCATCGTCGATGACGACCGCGACACGCGGGAGCTGCTGGCGGCGGCCCTGGAGGACGAGGGCTTCGCCGTCACCCTGGCGGCCAACGGCCTGCGGCTCATCGCGTCGCTCCAACTGCACCGGCCGCACGCCATCCTCCTGGACGTGAACATGTCCTGGATTGACGGCTTCGAGCTGTGCCGGGCGGTGAAGAAGAACGAGCAGTTCCGGGACATCCCCGTCATCTTCATCAGTGGCCGCGGCGAGCCCGAGGACAAGCGGCACGGCATGGCGGTGGGCGCCGCGGACTACTTCGTCAAGCCGCTGGACATGGACAAGCTCGTCAGCCGCATCCGCGAGCTGGTGCCCGCCCAGATTCCATAA